One genomic segment of [Phormidium] sp. ETS-05 includes these proteins:
- a CDS encoding serine/threonine-protein kinase: MSYCLNPKCPNPADPWHAHNRICCHCGSSLVLQQRYHIKRLLGEGGFGKTFEVEDHHHLQTKVLKVLIDDNPKAVALFEREAQVLSRLQHPGIPKVEPDGYFTFYPRNSHKPLHCLVMELIEGCNLEEWMTQRQNRPITESRAVDWLKQLVEILHQVHHQNYFHRDIKPSNIMLRLSKTGEDWQLALIDFGTVREISGTYLAKVGAGHRMTGIVSPGYTPPEQINGKAVPQSDFFALGRTFVYLLTGKHPNDFQEDPRTGELRWREYTRVSENFASLVDRLMSPFPGNRPHNTDAICQYLETIDSPPPPGGISHQPPSQRGVGGIANQPPFQRGLGDFPSAPLSKRSWGDAIEPFPPMESQKSPHEKGLNVGSNFNAPPECSPIFPGDRRLFTPNHVPYAR, encoded by the coding sequence GTGAGTTATTGCCTAAACCCCAAGTGCCCCAACCCAGCCGACCCCTGGCACGCTCACAACCGCATCTGCTGCCATTGCGGTTCCTCCCTCGTCTTGCAACAGCGCTATCACATCAAGCGGCTGTTGGGAGAGGGAGGGTTTGGCAAAACCTTTGAGGTGGAAGACCACCACCATTTACAGACCAAAGTCCTAAAAGTCCTGATAGATGACAACCCCAAAGCCGTGGCTCTGTTTGAACGGGAAGCCCAAGTCCTCAGCCGTTTACAACATCCCGGCATTCCCAAAGTCGAACCGGACGGATACTTTACCTTTTATCCCAGAAACAGCCACAAGCCCCTGCATTGCCTGGTGATGGAACTGATTGAGGGCTGCAACCTAGAAGAGTGGATGACCCAGAGACAAAACCGACCCATTACCGAATCCCGAGCCGTTGATTGGTTAAAGCAACTGGTAGAAATATTGCACCAAGTCCATCACCAGAATTACTTTCACCGGGATATTAAGCCTTCCAATATTATGCTGCGTCTTTCTAAAACTGGGGAAGATTGGCAGTTGGCGCTGATTGACTTTGGCACCGTGCGGGAGATATCCGGGACTTATTTGGCGAAAGTGGGGGCGGGCCACCGGATGACGGGAATTGTTTCTCCCGGTTACACGCCGCCGGAACAAATCAACGGCAAAGCCGTGCCCCAATCAGATTTTTTTGCTTTGGGTCGGACTTTCGTGTATTTGCTGACTGGGAAGCATCCCAACGATTTTCAGGAAGACCCCCGCACAGGAGAGCTGCGGTGGCGGGAATATACCCGGGTTTCTGAGAATTTCGCCAGTTTAGTCGATCGCCTCATGTCCCCCTTTCCTGGCAACCGCCCCCATAACACCGACGCCATCTGCCAATACCTAGAAACGATCGACAGTCCCCCACCGCCGGGGGGAATTTCCCATCAGCCCCCCTCTCAAAGAGGAGTTGGGGGGATTGCCAATCAGCCCCCCTTTCAAAGGGGGTTGGGGGATTTCCCATCAGCCCCCCTCTCAAAGAGGAGTTGGGGGGATGCGATCGAGCCGTTCCCGCCGATGGAGAGCCAAAAAAGCCCTCACGAAAAAGGTCTTAATGTGGGCAGCAATTTTAATGCTCCCCCTGAGTGCAGCCCAATTTTCCCGGGAGATAGACGCCTTTTTACGCCAAACCATGTCCCCTATGCGCGCTGA
- a CDS encoding RodZ family helix-turn-helix domain-containing protein, which produces MNLESTFISTAVISESSLAELTREIESELYRSQAYVAAVAAFKDSIATAADNAQMLVKAVAKTAIKLALEKVTAIAPSSLKGDVKLAAVAKTDEGGKGKFLGFGQLPLPKQPSQNREEAADRWRLAAIALGRQLREARVERGMSLSQLQMQTMIPLHHLKALENGCADELPEDVFTRNFIRRIGNALGLDGAAMAAQLPAPVAPPEVVPAWQRRNSPSVSSFGNMPMYLGYTALMAGAIAGLGHLANSSVTPEPSVSDSPPQDNTVLQRESDSKNVITCPIEGCPIAPPEYSDN; this is translated from the coding sequence ATGAATCTGGAATCTACATTTATTTCGACGGCGGTTATCTCTGAGAGTTCTTTGGCGGAACTGACGCGGGAGATAGAATCAGAATTATATCGCTCCCAGGCATATGTGGCGGCGGTGGCGGCTTTCAAAGATTCGATCGCCACGGCGGCGGATAATGCTCAGATGCTGGTGAAAGCGGTGGCGAAAACGGCGATTAAACTGGCATTGGAGAAGGTGACAGCGATAGCGCCTTCCTCCCTCAAGGGGGATGTGAAATTGGCGGCGGTGGCAAAGACTGATGAAGGTGGTAAGGGTAAGTTTTTGGGTTTTGGGCAACTGCCTTTGCCGAAACAGCCAAGCCAAAATAGGGAAGAGGCAGCGGACCGGTGGCGGCTGGCGGCGATCGCCTTGGGACGGCAACTCCGAGAAGCGCGGGTGGAGCGGGGGATGTCTTTGAGTCAACTGCAAATGCAAACGATGATTCCCCTGCACCATTTGAAGGCTCTGGAAAATGGCTGTGCTGATGAGTTACCCGAGGATGTGTTTACCCGCAATTTTATCCGCCGCATTGGTAATGCCCTGGGTTTAGATGGGGCCGCAATGGCGGCTCAGTTACCTGCACCTGTGGCGCCTCCGGAGGTGGTGCCTGCTTGGCAGCGGCGCAATTCCCCAAGTGTCAGTAGTTTTGGCAATATGCCGATGTATTTGGGTTATACGGCGCTGATGGCGGGGGCGATCGCGGGGTTAGGTCATCTTGCTAATAGTTCTGTCACCCCAGAACCCAGTGTTAGCGATTCCCCACCACAGGATAACACTGTCCTGCAACGGGAGTCTGACTCGAAAAACGTGATTACTTGCCCGATCGAGGGTTGCCCGATCGCCCCCCCGGA
- a CDS encoding WD40 repeat domain-containing protein: MRAETARSAIGWVDERSPTYQAAISSVQQIALTNTISAHLWGVNAVAISPDNQRLVSGSADKTLKIWDLATGDQIRVLDNGEQVTAVAISPKGFTFASGGSDRTVKLWGIESGKLLWSFEGHSGWILAVTFSPDGKILASGSADGTVKLWDLASATLTQTLSGHTSQVVSLAFSTREPLLASGSDDGTIKLWDTTTGKLLQTWQSNSSRVRSVAISPDGKILASGSESGTIQLYGLHTGELLRTLHRQSGAVQSLAFMPLGGTSGAETLILAIGGGSLDSTIELWDASKGQHLRTLTGHRDTVHSLSISADGTILTSGSEDNTIKIWRVPQTGQISIEK, from the coding sequence ATGCGCGCTGAAACAGCCAGAAGCGCTATAGGTTGGGTTGATGAACGTTCCCCAACCTACCAAGCTGCCATCTCTTCTGTACAACAAATTGCCTTGACGAACACTATCTCTGCTCACCTTTGGGGGGTTAACGCCGTAGCTATCAGCCCGGATAACCAGCGGTTGGTGAGCGGGAGTGCCGATAAAACCCTGAAAATCTGGGATTTAGCCACGGGAGACCAAATTCGAGTTCTGGATAATGGAGAACAAGTGACCGCCGTTGCCATCAGTCCCAAAGGCTTCACCTTCGCCAGCGGTGGGAGCGATCGTACCGTCAAGCTGTGGGGGATAGAAAGCGGCAAACTCCTCTGGAGTTTCGAGGGTCACTCCGGCTGGATTTTGGCTGTTACCTTCAGTCCCGATGGCAAGATTTTAGCCAGTGGCAGCGCCGATGGCACGGTAAAACTGTGGGACCTAGCCTCTGCCACCCTAACACAAACTTTATCCGGTCATACCAGCCAAGTTGTCTCCCTCGCCTTCAGCACCCGAGAACCCCTCTTGGCTAGCGGCAGCGATGACGGTACGATTAAACTGTGGGATACTACCACCGGCAAGCTATTGCAGACTTGGCAAAGCAATTCCTCGCGGGTGCGGTCTGTAGCAATTAGCCCGGATGGTAAGATACTGGCTAGCGGCAGCGAAAGCGGCACTATCCAATTGTATGGGCTCCACACCGGCGAGCTACTGCGCACCCTACACCGCCAGTCTGGAGCCGTGCAATCCCTGGCTTTCATGCCCCTTGGTGGCACCTCTGGGGCAGAAACCTTGATATTAGCCATTGGCGGCGGTAGTCTCGATAGCACGATCGAACTCTGGGACGCCAGCAAAGGCCAACATCTGCGCACCCTCACGGGACACCGGGATACCGTTCATTCCCTGAGCATCAGCGCTGATGGCACCATCCTCACCAGTGGCAGCGAGGACAATACAATCAAAATTTGGCGGGTGCCCCAAACAGGACAAATCAGTATTGAGAAATGA